The segment ACCAAATAAAATCCAAAAACCCCATTACCCTAACTACGTCTTTTTTATTCAGAGAACGTGAACGGGATCGTTACGGTGGTATTACCGGATTTCACCTTACTGAACGTCCAACGAGACACAGCCTTCTTGACTTCGTTATCAAAATCAGCGTAGCCTGTGGTTGACGAAACGATGGCGATGGTAATCACTTCGCCGCCAGGAGAAATGGTAAACGACAAAGTCACCTTTCCCTGGAATCCCGGATTTTTCTTGAGATGAGAATTATAGATGTGACGCAAACCTGGCGTACGCTGACGAACAACCTTCATAATATCCGATGCAGAACGGGACGAATTTCCAGTACCCATATCAATTTCATTCGGCCTAGGAGGAGTCAACTTGCCGATAGCTTTCGTAGAGATAGCACCAGCACCATTCATCAAGCCAGCCAAACCATTAGCAATTCCACCACTTCCACCTGAGGCGATAGCCTCGTTGAAGCCGGCGTCAACCACGCCCCTACGGGAAGTAATGCTTGTCTTACCAGTTACCTGAAGGCCATTGGTATTCTTGATGACCTTGTCAATATCGTGAGCGAACTTTTTATCGTTCATGAGAGTGTAGACGGAATTCGCGGCATTGTTGGTTTGTGCGGTAAGCAGTTTCAACACGCCTCGAGATTCCGCAGCCTTCGGATTTCCTCGGCCCGACTGTTTAGCACCGCTGCCTGGGCGGCGACTCGGAACTGTCTGCTTCGGTTTCGGTTTTTCCTTGGGCTCGACCTTTTTTTCCTCCTTTTTTTCAATGATGTTCATGGTGGTCGTTATATCCATTTGAGGAGTTTTCTCAAAAATATCTTCATCAATAAGAACTTCATACGTGGTTGCCCAGAAGCACAGCAACAGTGCCACAAGGAGAGAGGCACTAGCCACAGCGCCCATCTTCTTGTCGGATTCCGGAAGCAGCATAGCTACGATCGGATCCATCTTTTCCTTTTTGTTTTCCCTTACGGGTTGTTTTGTGTTTTTCATGATTTTATCCATCCTCCCCTCTTGCGAGGGAAAAAGAGTTTGTTTGTAATCAGGGTAATAGGGAAGCAACAGCCCTTAAAGTCAAGAGCTTGTCCCAAGAGCTGTTTCTTTGGGTGCAACAATTAGAGAAGGGCTTTTGCAGAGGCAAATCCCAGCGCTAACTTATCGATGTTAGAGAGAAGACAACCAAGTTGATTCGTGTTGCTGTGTTTCAGACGCGATCAACTTTTGACCAAGATTTTTCATTCAGAATTTTGTTCTGTTACCGCTCCTTATTTCGGTACAAGAGCAATAATCTTCCTTGATCAACTTGAAACTACAAACAAAAATTTCATGAGGAACGTCGTGATCAGTAAACAAAACTTTATCAATAAAATTGTAAACTTGATTTTGAACAAAATAACACAACAAAACACGCGTGGTTACTGGGCTGGATAAAAAATTTTAGAACAACATTTTATTTCCAATGTTTACAAAAGCGACTTGAAATTTATCGCAACTTAATCTATTCCGATTTAGAGTAACATAGTGTTGTGATGCCGAGCAAAAAACGTGGCTTTTTCGCCCCCATTTTCGTATACGATGAACCAAAAAGTGGCTAGATATTTATATTTCTCGCATCATGAAGCTTTTATCTACCCCTCCCGATCTTAATAGAATTGCGCGCCCCAACTGGATTGAAATCAACCTCGACGCCCTTTGCAACAACATTCAATTTATCCGTAGCCAGATTCCCGCCAACACCAAGATTCTCTTGCCGGTGAAGGCCGACTCCTACGGACACGGCAGCCTGGCCTGCTCCTTTGCCGCAAAGTTCGGCGGTGCAGATTACCTTGGCGTGGCCCACATTAGCGAAGGTATGATCCTCCGCCAGTACGGCATGGACTTGCCTATCCTGGTGCTCGGCCCCTGCACTCCTGCAGACTTCGCCTACTTCGTTGAATTCCAGCTGACCGCAGCCATTACCGACATTCGTACCGCAATGGCATTCGACCAGTTCCTTCGCGAAAACGATTGCACTTGCAAGGCCCACTTGAAGATTGACTCCGGCATGAACCGTTACGGTTTCGACGCCGAAGACTTCAACAACATTCGCGCCGCACTCAGCTTGAAGAACCTGAAGTTCGAAGGCATGTTCACTCACTTGGCAACCGCCGACATGCCGGGCAACCCCAAGACAGAAATTCAGATCCAACGTTTCGCACGCCTGGTAGACGTTCTTGAAGCGGAAGGACTCCGTCCGGAAATCTGCCACTGCTCCAGTTCTGCAGGCACCCTCACCCATCCCGAAAGTCATTTCGACATGGTGCGTCCGGGCCTGGCCTTGTACGGCTACAACCCCATGGGCGCAACTCCAGCACCGTGGCCCATCAAGCCTGTCATGAAGATCAAGTCTACCATCCGTCATATTCACGACGTGAAGCCAGGCGAAACCGTTAGCTACGGCGGTTACTGGATGGCACAGCAACCTACCCGAATCGCAACCATTGCCATCGGTTACGGTGACGGCTATCTTCGTGGCGAATACAACAAGGGATTCGTCTTTATCCGCGGTCAGCTCTGCCCCATACTGGGACGCGTTTGCATGGACGCCACCATGGTGGACGTAAGCCACATTCCTGACGTTCAAGTTGGCGAAACCGTCGACGTAGTAAACGGCGAACTGGACTTCCGCATTTCCATGGAAAGCGTTGCGGACGACCACCATACCATTCCGTACGAACTTACAAGCCGCGTGGCTCGCCGTCTGTACCGCAAGTACTACTGGAAGAACCGCCTGGTCCGCTGGGACTACCTGCGTCAGGAATTCGGCGTGAAGGAATTCAAGGAATTCCCGTTGCGATGACCACTCGTATGGATTTTAAAGACGAAAAGTTCACAACAATCAGGCACCGCAACTTGTGGGGCCAATGGACTTTCGTGTTTGAAAAATCCAAATTATGCAGCCTGTGCTATTCCCCTGAAGAAAGTGGTGAAGTTCGCCCCAGCGCAGTACAGGCCTGCACCTACGCCGTCGCAGACATCGACGTCAGCTTGCCACCAACCGTCAGCCGCGCCTACCGCAAGGCCGTGCAGCAACTGAACGAATATCTGGCCGGCAAGCGAAAGTCATTTTCTATTCCGTACAAATTATACGGAACTGAATTTCAGATTAAGGTATGGGAGGCCCTAAAGGAAATCCCCTTCGGCGAAACACGTTCCTACAAGGAAGTCGCCGAGATGGTTGGAAGTCCTAAGGCTACCCGAGCCGTAGGTGGCGCGCTCCACGAGAATCCAATTCCTTTAATCCTCCCCTGCCATCGCGTCATTGGTAAGGCGGGAGCCCTCGTAGGCTTTGGGCTGGGGCTGGATATGAAAAGACGCCTTCTTGTGATAGAAGGCGCCATTCCTCAAGAAATGAATCTGGAATAGGAGATCCCGGGTCGGAGCCCGGGATGACATTCAATGTGCCCGGGATGACATTTAACAAGCCCGGGATGACATTTAGGATTAGTCCTTGTCGTCGAAGGCCTCGGCTTCTTCCGGTTCTTCAACGGTCCAGTCACGAATGTGCTGGGCAAGTTCCTTCTGACCATCCTTCTCAAGACTGTCAGCCAAGTCCGTCAATTCGTCGGCATCCATGGTGGTGAGGTCGTTTTCAAAACGGGTCACATAACCAGAAAGTTGTTCGTAACGCTTGAGGGCGGCCAGCAATTGCATGAATTCCAGGCTTGCGGTAGAACCACAGCGGAACTTTTCGTGTTCCTTGAGAACCTGGTCTGCTTCGCCTTCGGGCAATACAGAAACCAAGCGGCCCAGGTTAATAATCTTGGGGAAAGTTTCGTACAGCTGGCGAGCAATCTTCAAGCAATCAGACTTGCGACCTTCCTTATCGGCAATGGCAGCCTGCAAATCCATGAAGGCTTCTTCGTCTTCGCTGGCAGGATTCTTCACGTCGTTCATCCACTGCTTAGCCATGACCAAGTCGCCGGCCATAAAGTAGGCGTTGGCAATATCGATAATGGTGGCGTTGCTCTTGTCCGGATCCTTCAGCAGAGCGGCCTTGGCGTAGTTAGCGGAATCGTTAATGGAATCGGCCATGTCGCAAATGGCGTCCAGCACGTCTACGCGGTTTTCAAGAGCGAACTGATCTTCCTGGGCGATAAGTTCATTCAGCAACTTGGAGGAACGTTCGGCAGGCATCACTTCGCTCAAGCTGAGGAACACCACAGAACGGCCTTCCCCACCCACGTGACGCACAGCCAGGTCGTGAATCAAGTCAGCGACATAATCCTTGTCTTCGAAGTCCTTGGCAATTTCCACGAAGAAAGTACCTGCATCGTAGAACAGGTTGTCCCAGTATTCCTTCTCTTCGTCTTCAGCCTTGAATGCACAGAAATCTGCACGGAGAGTCCAAGCCAACAATTCCAGCTGAACCTTGGGATCCTTGCATTCTTCAATATCATCCAGACCCTTGCCGATGGTTTCGTAAAGATCATCAGGACGATTCAGAAGACGGCTCTCACCGCTTACGACCTGCATCAATGTTTCGCGAAGGCGATCTTCCTTACTGCGGTTGGCCTGAGCCAGCGCCGGGGACTTAAAAAACTTTTTCTTCTTTGCCATGTTTTAAAATGTAGAAAAATAAAGATCCTGGCCTATTTCTTCTTCAAGGATTTCTTGTAATCCTCGCAGCGCTTTTGCTGGCGGATTAGAATAGAATCAGCAACATTCCTTGGCATATCCGAGTATGGAGTTTTAGCAAACATTTCGTACTCCGGGTCTCCCATTTCAGGAATCAATCCAAAGGTTCCGTTAAATCTGCTTTTTCTCCCTTCAAAAGTATTCTCATAATCGACTGGATCTACAAACACAGAATCACACGGAGAGCCGTATTTAAGCCTGTACGTACCACTTATCCGCAGGTCATTATTAAAATCACGAACTACTCTCTGTACAAGGCGTCCCTTGTCATCCCAGGTATAAATCTCCTGAGAAAAAACATAACGTCCCAAAGAATCCTTTTTAGCATTTTGCCACTTCGCATCAGCTAAGCATTCATCCCTGAATAAGGCCTGAAGCGTATCACAGCCTTCCTCTATATAAACAATCCGACCATGTCTATATAAGTGCAAAATATAACTGAATCCGTTGATATACATGAAACTATACGTCATTTGATTCTTTTCATCAAAAAACGTTTCATTCAATTCATAGTAACTCTTTTCCCCATTCATTTCGTGAACTATTGAATCAATCATAAATTGATTATCATCCGACACATAAAGACAATATAGCCTATCTCCACCCATATCGCTACAATTCATCGTATAATTGCGTGTTAAGGAATCTTCTTGATTTATTGAGCTGGTTATTCTTCGCCAGACCTTTTTCTCGGAGGCTACATCATCGATAAATTTGTCATAAAATGAGCCAGCCATAGCCAGTTCTACTAAACAGAAAAACAAAAAAAGAACTAATCGCATTCAATACTTTTCCTATCTTCTTTTGAGGGTTCTGGGCTGGGATCAACTATAGAAGTCCCCCAGCAGGAGGTCGTCATGTAGGTGCCCGGGATATGGATGTTCTCCAGGAACAGCGACTCGTTATCCTCGCTGACATGGACAAGCACGTTGCAGTTCTTCGTGTCGTAATCAGACGTCAAGGCCACCCCTGCCCAGCAAAAGGCAAGGCCAAACAGAACGAACACAAGAGAATTTCTAACGGTGATTCCCATTTCCTTTCTTCAAGGATTTCTTGTAGTCTTCACAGCGCTTCTTTTGGCGTTCTAATAATTCTGGAGTCGCTTCAAATTCATACGGATTTTTCGCAAATTCTGCATACTCGGGATCATCCTTCTCTGGCATTTTGCCAAAAGAGCCATCATATTTTCCCTTTTCCGAAAGGGCATCCCAGTCAACAACGTAATCAACTGGTTCTACACGCACCGAATCACAAGGAGTTTTATAGAAAAAATCATACGTTCCATTTATTTTAGAATTAAGTGGTCCTGAAACAATTCTTTGCTTCAAGCGACCTTTTTCATCCCAGACAAACCTTTCACGAGTCATAACAAATTTTCCAAAGCGATCTTGTTCCAAATTCGTAAAATCATTTGATAAGAGACCAAAGCACAGGCTCTTTTCCGCTTCGTGTATTGTATCGCACAATTCATCATGTGTAAGAAGTTTTCCTGAGTCATATCTATACTCAGAATAAATATTTTCAGTACGTAATCCGCTAAAGACAAGTTCTTGATTTACGTCATAAATATCCTCAAACACTTCATAGTGATTATCGTTACGAACAAAAGAATCGACTCTTGAGATACTTCCTTTAGAAATCAAGAAACATTTCTTTATGGAATCTAGACGCTCGCCTTCGCCCCTTACAAACCAACCGCCACAGTAAATTTCAAGGTCAAGTTTAATGGAATCCTCATAAACAAGGCTTCGAGTCCCTTCGAATTTAAAATTTGATTCTATTAAATTTTGCTTTCGGCTCTCATAAGACTGAACGTCAGCACCATATGAGTACAAAAAGCATGCAGCCAACAAGCAAAGAATTATTCTAGACATTTTACAGGGTTCCTTGGACGAGGTGTTGGCCGAGGACTCACTGGATAACGTTTTCCGTCCCCCAAATGACCTTTATCAATTATTTCAAAGTTTTTATACCCTTTTGATATATCTTTCAAACTTTTAATTCCTTTAAGCACACAACTTTCGTAGCTACGCATAGGATCATTTGTTTTGTAGTTTTCTTCTGTTATGAAAAAATCATCTGCTAATTTTTTCACATAGAAATTATAGTTCGTAAAATGACCTTTTTCATGTTCATAAGTTAATCTCATATCTTCTTCCCTCCAACATTTTTCTTTCCAATTTTTTTCTGTAACATCATACATCCAATTTGACGAATATACTTTCGCATGAGAGTTAGCATCAAAATCTATTTTATAAGTTTGAATAAAAATGCCATCACCAAAGCACACACAGTCAAAGCTAATTGTCGCAAGATTCATCACAAGCCTACCAAACGTATAATCCTGAATGCCCCTCTCTTTGTCTCGCTCTCCAGGATAATACTGAAGTCCTCCTGACGAATTATAAAAATCCTTAGAGGGCTCATTAGGTCGACTACAAAAAGCCGGAAAAGCAACATCACCTGTTTCTAATTCTTTGCAACGTATTTCTTTCTCTGTTCTTTCTTTTTTTAACAGCACAGATTTATTCTCTTCATATTCATAATTTTCAAGCTCTTCAAAAAGTGTATCTCCCGTAACCGAAATCGAGAAACTTGTTTTTAGATTATCAAATTCATCATATAAATCAACAAATTCTTGTCCATCAGGCATTTTTAATCGAACAAATTTTTTCTCGTCATTTATCTCTAACACGCTATACGTACCATCAAGATAAATTGATGAGTCAACAACAACGTCTCTTTCGTTAGTCCTTTTTAAGTAGAATGTAAACTCATCGCCATTAAAATCAAAATCTTTCTTTTTCCACACGTCTAATTCTTCAGCAACCTCAACGGTTTTCTTGATCTTGGTTTCCTTGCCCATGAAATACCTGATCTTGGACTTTACCTTCTTGTAGGCGCGGCCGAGGGCGTCAAACAAGCCAGATTTTGCAGGTTGGGTATCTCCATACGACAAAATTCTTGAGGAATACTTTTCCTTGCCGACATAGATCCAGCCGTCTTCCAGGTCATTACTCCGCTCTTTCATCAAACTGGGATCACGGCACTGCCCGTCCTCTTCGCTTGAACTACTCTGCAAATCGTCTCCAGTATTTTCATCTCCAGCACTGCTGCTGGAACCATTCTCTTCGCAGTCGCCGACGATACAGCCGAAATGGTCTAGTTTGAAGTTTGGCAACAGCTGACGGGACCAGCACTCATCCTCCCTGCTTGTGAGCATTGCATCCGCCACATCATCATCAATGTAGCAGTTGACGGTTTCCTGCTCTTCGCTGGAACTGGAACTTTCTTCGCTGGACGACGATGTTTCTTCAGACGAGGAACTCTCTTCGGATGACGAACTTGATTCCGCAGAAGAAGATGAACCGGGAACACTGCAGAAATTACCATTCTCCCTGCCACCGGCATCGATATCGCTGCAGCCGGGGAAAGCCTTGACCTCGGACGTTTTCACGCCAATCCTGGTCGAGTCCATGGGACCGGGATTTGTGCAAGTACCCATGTTCCTGTTGGGTTCCTTTTTACGGTTCTCGCAGCAGCGTTCAGTCTTCCAGTCGTTTATGTAGTCTTCGTACCACTTGGAACCGCATATATCGCAGGATGCGGACACGCAATACTCCGTCGCACCGCCCTCGCGTTTAACGGGAAAGACTCCGCCCTCGAACGCGCCACCCTTCTCGCCGCACTTGAGCTCTTCACGTGCCAGCAAAACCTGCTTGGCCATCCGCTCGCTCTTGGCGCAGTACAGCGGGACTGACGAGGAATCCTCGCAGTCTACACTGACGGCAACATCGTACACATAGCTCCACGGCTGGTAGAAAAAGCCGCTCATGTTACCGGTTCTGAGACCGAAGTTACGGAAATAGCAAATCTGGCCAGACTTGTTGGTAAACGTCTTGGTCCCGATGTTCTTCATCTCGTTTTTGTAGTAGCTGGAAGTGTCCAGCACATGACAGTACGTCGCAGAAGTCCCCCAGCAGGAGGTCGTCATGTAGGTGCCCGGGATATGGATGTTCTCCAGGAACAGCGACTCGTTATCCTCGCTGACATG is part of the Fibrobacter sp. genome and harbors:
- a CDS encoding TonB family protein → MDPIVAMLLPESDKKMGAVASASLLVALLLCFWATTYEVLIDEDIFEKTPQMDITTTMNIIEKKEEKKVEPKEKPKPKQTVPSRRPGSGAKQSGRGNPKAAESRGVLKLLTAQTNNAANSVYTLMNDKKFAHDIDKVIKNTNGLQVTGKTSITSRRGVVDAGFNEAIASGGSGGIANGLAGLMNGAGAISTKAIGKLTPPRPNEIDMGTGNSSRSASDIMKVVRQRTPGLRHIYNSHLKKNPGFQGKVTLSFTISPGGEVITIAIVSSTTGYADFDNEVKKAVSRWTFSKVKSGNTTVTIPFTFSE
- a CDS encoding methylated-DNA--[protein]-cysteine S-methyltransferase codes for the protein MDFKDEKFTTIRHRNLWGQWTFVFEKSKLCSLCYSPEESGEVRPSAVQACTYAVADIDVSLPPTVSRAYRKAVQQLNEYLAGKRKSFSIPYKLYGTEFQIKVWEALKEIPFGETRSYKEVAEMVGSPKATRAVGGALHENPIPLILPCHRVIGKAGALVGFGLGLDMKRRLLVIEGAIPQEMNLE
- the alr gene encoding alanine racemase, with translation MKLLSTPPDLNRIARPNWIEINLDALCNNIQFIRSQIPANTKILLPVKADSYGHGSLACSFAAKFGGADYLGVAHISEGMILRQYGMDLPILVLGPCTPADFAYFVEFQLTAAITDIRTAMAFDQFLRENDCTCKAHLKIDSGMNRYGFDAEDFNNIRAALSLKNLKFEGMFTHLATADMPGNPKTEIQIQRFARLVDVLEAEGLRPEICHCSSSAGTLTHPESHFDMVRPGLALYGYNPMGATPAPWPIKPVMKIKSTIRHIHDVKPGETVSYGGYWMAQQPTRIATIAIGYGDGYLRGEYNKGFVFIRGQLCPILGRVCMDATMVDVSHIPDVQVGETVDVVNGELDFRISMESVADDHHTIPYELTSRVARRLYRKYYWKNRLVRWDYLRQEFGVKEFKEFPLR